The genomic region tgttttacagttcATTTAATCCGAGTTGGTAAATGATAAATGGACTAGTTCTTACGTAGCACTGTTCTGctctacttgagcactcaaagcctttatgcatttaataataattattattagtgtATAAATCACCATATGACTTCACAAATGAACAAGCTCACATTTCATACCATCAACAGTAAGCTACAACTACACATACAGAGACTTTACTGAACAGTAGAGACTATAAGCACTAATTTTTACTTTGTTATTCATGCAAGAATTTGACAAGTATATTTCATGGTCTATTTGCTGAGTAAATGAGGGCAGATAGTGCTTTATCATTATAAATTTatgattttacagtgtttatataATGTACCGATGATTCACCGTGACTCAGATAAGATGTCATTACAAAATAAGCCATGCACACTAATTACACAAACTAACAAACTGAGATTACAGCTGATATATTAAAGTCAcatcaataaaaaaagagaggcaTTCCTACCTTTCTAGCTAAactctgtgtgagtctgttttGATCTGTCCCACTCCACACTGTGTATGAGAATAAATTCATTCACCGTGAACTCTTCACAGCCCaacatttttttacacattatgttacatttcagacttaTGTGCCATTTCTGAAAAAGAGGGGATCAGAATGATTTGTGTGAGCACTCACATATCAAGACTTTATAAAGGTGGGAGCAAGCGGGAAAAAACttattttagctgttttttgtgcGTAGATGACACTTAtactaaacatgtttttacatttgaattaaactgaatgctataaaaaaaaagctattgaAACCTTAATGATGAATTGCTCTTACTGATTCATACATTCGGTCATAAAGACGTGCTGGTGAATTTATTAATTcactttataatttatttttacttcaaaTCTAGAAACACATTTActcatttattgtcatttcttTCAATAATATGTGAACAAATTAAGCATGCACTAATTTGCTGTAAGATTATTGGCCTCATTTAACAAATGCTACTGTTAATGGTTCTCACAGTACTTTATACGCCTGCTGATTAGCATACCAAGGTCTGCATGTAGTATGACGACCTTCCTCTAGCTATAAAGAAGTTGACTGAAACTTAGAACAGACTTATTAGACTTATTGTAACCTCTGGAGAGCTTCTGTGTGCCTGATGTCTCGTGAACACACAGTCGCCTTGGGACCCTGGTAAGTCAACACGTTGTAAagtgaaatggttttcactggAGACATCTCCTCAGCAACAAATTGACTTGTTCATCAGAGCGGGAATCAACTAATTGTTTGGAGAACAATTAGTTGAACATAAGGGTACAATCCATTGCTTCCAGGAGTTCATGGAATCACAATGCAgatgaaatacaataaaaatgtaaacgtGAAAAAGGCACTTAGTTATTACATAATAAAAATAGtaatactactactattaataatattacACAGAACCCTGTTCCAAATCCAGTTTAAAATACCATTTTTATCAAAGCCCATACAGAAAGGCAATCTCCACAACTCGTCTTTTTTAATCCAACAATGAGGCTGTGTACTAGGAAATACATTAATTTTCATTTGTAATAGCGTAGACAAAAGAATAGATTTTAAGCCCCAACCTATCCTCTGCCACTTTAGATGTGATTTCTTTCAGGAGGAGTGAACTGTGAGCTGACTTCATTAGCTGAAGGAAATGGCCTATCCTTCTCTTTGTTAATGATTCATCTGCAGAAAGAGGTTCAGAAGCCAGCAGCATTGTCTAGCGAAATCATTCAGCAGTCAGGATATTTTGGAAAAAGTCCTTAAAATCGACGAATAGCTGCAAATTGACTGTTTCACATGTCTTTAAGTAATACTCGGGAATTTGGGAGGTAAGTTTTATTTGAGTTTATATGccatatttttgttgttttaaatggatGTTTAAAAAGCAGGACATTATTTTAACCAATAGACCCATAACTACTTTCTAATTTaggtttttaatcatttgaaaCCAGTAATAAAACCATGGTTACTggctttattgattttaaaacacttttgaaTCGATTTTTAATCACAGTTTAGTTAAAACTGTTCTTTGAATTAACTGAgttactttctgtttttttaacatttacctGCAAGATGTAATAAATCCTAATTGTAGAAaattgatgtgtttttttttgtttctccttAGTGCAATAAAAATTCTTCTTCTCCGTAATGTGGCAAACAATGGCTCCTAGGGGTTGTAGTTGCTTCATTATCACGGCTCTGCCCCAGCATTTTTCCAGCAGTATTAACCAGCTGCAGCAGGGCCGCTATGGCTTTTCTCCATGGTGACTGGGTTCACTGGCCATAGCATTTGCAGGAAGGTCATTAGAGTGTGACTTCTCTCTTGGCTCATGTATATCCTGTGCTTGTTTCAGTTCATCTAGGATATTTCAAGAACACTATGACACTGTTAGTGAGGtgtgaaatgtttaaatttatCTCTTCTTAGAATTACAACTAAAGAAGTCAGCTCATTAAGAAAAATCCTAACTCTTAGAAAACTTCTGTATCTGAGTGGTCTGGCTCAAGCAAGAAATATAGCCTTAGGCCATGATGGCTCATTACAATATTTTGTCCCTGCTTAAGCTGGAAAATGAACTCAATAATTGGAGTTAAGTCAGTATTACACACTCGGCATATTCCTGTGTTTTTCTGAATTAAAAACGGAAAACTCTAACGATTTCACCAGTGGTACTTATTTCTAACCAATGAGTTGTTCATCTCTGTGTTTCAAACAGGTAGACCTTCATCAGCATAAACATGAATAACACAAAACAACCCAGCAGGCAGATTGATGGGAGAAGTTAATATTGAAATTTTCTTCACCCTGGGAAGTCACAGAAAACAATCGTATCcaatcaaagacaaaaaaagatgaGACTGCTTCTGTATTATTTGACACTGCTGGGGTCCAGTTATGTGATTTCAACGTACGGACCCCACCAGAGAGCACAGATGACTGGTGATATTTTACTTGGAGGTCTTTTCCCCTTACACTTTGGCATTGCATCCAAAGATCAAGACCTTGCAGCCCGGCCAGAATCCACTCAGTGTGTCAGGTAATTTATGCTCTGAGGTAACAAAAAACCCTTTTGCAAACCAAGTGTGTCATACTCatgccttttttctttgcacagGTTCAATTTCCGTGGTTTTCGTTGGCTCCAGGCCATGATTTTCGCGATTGAAGAGATTAACAACAGCAGTACGCTCCTTCCCAACATCACGCTGGGCTACAGGATTTTTGACACTTGCAACACTGTGTCAAAAGCCTTGGAAGCCACCCTAAGTTTTGTGGCCCAAAATAAGATCGACTCTTTAAATTTAGATGAGTTTTGCAACTGTACTGATCACATACCATCAACCATTGCAGTAGTAGGAGCTGCTGGATCTGCTGTCTCCACAGCAGTTGCAAACTTGCTGGGTCTATTTTATATCCCTCAGGTGAGTTGCTGGGTAATAGCTATGTCAACAACACATCATTACTTCATTATCTACATCCATAAAAATTAAGTCTACATATAATGATTTTCGTGTTTGTTCAATAAATGATTTGAAAGTGGTTAAAGATAATTAAGAAGATGCAATGAAAACCTGATAGATTAACTGAGCAATTTCCTGTTTCAGATCAGTTATGCCTCGTCTAGCCGCCTACTGAGCAACAAGAATCAGTACAAGTCCTTCATGAGAACCATTCCTACAGATGAGTACCAGGCCACAGCCATGGCAGACATTATTGAGTACTTTCAGTGGAACTGGGTCATTGCTGTGGCCTCCGATGATGAGTATGGGCGTCCAGGGATTGAAAAGTTTGAGAAGGAGATGGAAGAGCGAGACATCTGCATTCATCTAAATGAACTTATTTCTCAGTATTTTGAGGATCACGAAATCAAAGCACTGGCTGACAGGATTGAAAATTCCACAGCTAAAGTAATCGTTGTGTTCGCCAGTGGCCCAGATGTCGAACCTCTAATCAAAGAGATGGTTAGGAGAAACATCACAGATCGGATCTGGTTAGCCAGTGAAGCTTGGGCAATCTCCTCCCTTGTTGCTAAACCAGAATATCTTGATGTTATGGCAGGGACTATTGGTTTTGCTCTAAAGGCAGGTCGTATACCTGGCTTTAGAGAGTTCTTACGGCACGTCCAACCAAAGAAAGACAGTCATAATGAATTTGTCAGAGAGTTTTGGGAAGAAACTTTCAACTGCTATCTAGAAGATAGCCCGAGATTCCAAGAAAGTGAGAATGGCAGCACTAGTTTCAGGCCTTTGTGTAGTGGTGAGGAGGACATCGCAAGTGTTGAAACACCATACCTGGACTACAAACACCTTCGTATCTCCTATAACGTTTATGTTGCAGTTTATTCCATAGCACAGGCGCTACAGGACATACTCACATGCACACCTGGACGTGGACTTTTTGCAAACAATTCCTGcgcagatataaaaaaaatggaagCATGGCAGGTACAATGtatttaatttatgtttaatAAAAGGAGTTAAATATTAGATATGCCAATGTGTGAATGATGAAAGCATGTTCTTCTATTTCTCAGGTCCTTAAGCAGCTTAGGCATTTGAACTACACCAACAGCATGGGAGAAAAGATGCGCTTTGACGAGAACTCAGATATGGAAGCAAATTACACCATTATAAACTGGCACAGGTCTACTGAAGATGGCTCTGTGGTTTTTGAGGAGGTTGGATATTACAACATGCATGCCAAGAGAGGAGCCAAGCTGTTCATTGACAGGACAAAGATTCTTTGGAATGGCTATAGCACAGAGGTCAGTGAAACTCTTTTGTATATCCATTAAAACACTGTTATTTCTTGTCATTGAGGAAAAACAAGGGAACGCGGCTCTGACTTATCAGTGTctcagctgataaatggtaCTTTTTAAGGTAAAACAGCTGCCTGCATAAGTACTATCGGAGCAATAAGAGTGAACCAAAACTAAAGTTGTGATTTTATGTGAAGCTAAATACAGATGTCACCTTTGTGGTTGTGGATTACCATTTTTCAGCTCCGAGTTTTGCATTTTAGCCCTTGCCATCTGGGAAGTAGTCCCCCTGTTGGCCTCCTTTCTCTCCACCACTGGAAATGCAGTGTATGGCCCACCTTACAGGGCCAGTATTTGAGACTCACATGTATGGTATAGTTTCCACATCCATAAGTCAGGTGGTGTCTGCTTCAGTCTCTGTTATGTAAGATGGTGTGTGTGAAGTTCCATGCCTTCCGCTTCTGTAACGTAGacttctttttaaattagtACTGGGggatttctttatttctattttacatttgaatgcCCATCTAAATCAACCCCTCTCATTAACCTTCCTGTTATTTTATCTTCTAAAGGTGCCATTCTCTAACTGCAGCGAGGACTGTGAACCTGGCACAAGAAAGGGGATCATAGACAGCATGCCTACTTGCTGCTTTGAATGCACAGAGTGTTCTGATGGTGAATACAGTAATCATAAAGGTATGTAGGTAGATGCAAAACACTCTCTGTTAATGTTAGACTTGATGAATGATAGAGTTTTAACACAGTTTCTCTTATACAGATGCCAGTGTTTGTGCCAAGTGTCCAAATAACTCCTGGTCAAACGGGAACCACACATTCTGTTTCCTCAAGGAAGTCGAGTTTCTCTCCTGGACAGAACCATTTGGGATAGCTCTGGCTATATGTGCAGTACTGGGTGTTGTCTTGACAGCCTTTGTGATTGGAGTCTTTGTCAGATTTCGCAACACCCCAATTGTGAAGGCCACAAACCGAGAACTATCATATGTGCTCCTTTTCTCACTTATCTGTTGCTTCTCCAGCTCTCTCATCTTTATTGGAGAGCCACAAGACTGGACATGCCGTTTACGCCAACCCGCCTTTGGGGTCAGTTTTGTTCTCTGCATCTCCTGCATCCTTGTCAAAACTAACAGAGTCCTTTTGGTATTTGAGGCCAAGATTCCTACGAGTCTCCATCGTAAATGGTGGGGATTGAATCTGCAGTTTCTCCTGGTGTTTCTGTGCACATTTGTCCAAGTCATGATATGTGTGGTCTGGCTTTACAACGCCCCTCCTTCTAGTTACCAAAATCATGACATCGATGAGATCATTTTTATCACATGCAATGAGGGCTCTGTGATGGCTCTTGGGTTTTTAATTGGCTACACGTGCATATTGGCAGCCATATGTTTCTTCTTTGCATTTAAGTCACGGAAACTTCCAGAAAACTTTACAGAGGCCAAGTTCATTACTTTTAGCATGCTCATATTCTTTATTGTTTGGATCTCTTTTATTCCTGCATACTTCAGTACTTACGGCAAGTTTGTTTCAGCTGTGGAGGTCATTGCTATCCTGGCATCTAGCTTTGGGATGCTAGCCTGTATCTTCTTCAACAAGGTCTACATCATCCTCTTCAAACCCTCCAGGAACACGATTGAGGAAGTCAGATGCAGCACTGCAGCCCATGCTTTCAAAGTGGCTGCCAAAGCTACATTAAAACACAGCACAACTTCAAGAAAAAAGTCCGGCAGCCTCGGTGGGTCTTCTGCCTCAACTCCTTCCTCATCCATCAGCGTCAAGACCAATGGCAATGACTACGACACTGCCTCAGGAAAGCACAGGCCAAGGGTGAGCTTTGGGAGTGGAACAGTTACTTTGTCCTTGAGTTTCGAGGAGTCCAGGAGGAGTTCTCTGATGTGATTGCTAGGTGTTGATGTGTCACCTTCACtgatccaaattaagtagcagtgtatttttttagactttgttttggaatttattttaatgtagatttttttctttaaattttttcCCTCTCCATATTTTATCAGAATGATCAGTCAAAACAATATACTGTCTATGAATTCTGTTACTTTTGGTATTTCTGATTAATGTTAACTCTGCTAATATGGTAAAACACAGCAATACAAGCAAAATTTCCAATTGTTGCCTGTTCTTTAAAGGATTATCTACTTTCTAAAAGGCGTTCGCACTGTTTTGTGGCACAATGTTCCCTCCTCTGATAAATATCCTCCTATATTCCCTCTATTGTATTTTGTTATGACACTATGAGCTTGTAAAATACAAACTAACTACCTATAATGTTATgtatataataaaaatgaaccaAGATGCAAGTAAAAATTACCTAAATTCTCTTGGAAATAGATCTTATTACTAGAAAATCTGGTGAACACACTGACTAAAGGGGATTCTGGTCTTTCTAAGAACTTGCTCTGCTTGTGGTTTGCTTATCACAAGTATCTGACAACTGCAAACAGTGCAGGCCTGTCTCGCATGTTAATGTCATTCGTGCAGTAATCCTGCCCTGCAGTCATTTCTTTACAATGGTGGTGTGAGGAGTAGCCATCTGCTTGCCAACTGTAAAATCTGTAACTTTTCTAAACTCTATGGTACGTGTTTATTTCAGGGCTGCAGAGATACTTTTACATATAAAGCTGTTTAACAAATCACTGAACGTTTATTGAACAGACGATACAGTACACCCATAAATGTACATGTTCGTGGGTGTACTGAGCACAAATAATAGTATAATAGTGGCTATGTGGAGTCTGCTCTCAAAAACATCCCATCATTTGTTACCAGAATATTGTGAAAGAGCACCTTGTACCTTTACAAAGCTAATGATATTTTTTGTGAACTTTCTACTTTAAATTAAGGTTTAACTCCTTAAGAATGATAAAGGATAGAGAACTGAGTATTAACATGTATATGA from Astatotilapia calliptera chromosome 10, fAstCal1.2, whole genome shotgun sequence harbors:
- the casr gene encoding extracellular calcium-sensing receptor codes for the protein MRLLLYYLTLLGSSYVISTYGPHQRAQMTGDILLGGLFPLHFGIASKDQDLAARPESTQCVRFNFRGFRWLQAMIFAIEEINNSSTLLPNITLGYRIFDTCNTVSKALEATLSFVAQNKIDSLNLDEFCNCTDHIPSTIAVVGAAGSAVSTAVANLLGLFYIPQISYASSSRLLSNKNQYKSFMRTIPTDEYQATAMADIIEYFQWNWVIAVASDDEYGRPGIEKFEKEMEERDICIHLNELISQYFEDHEIKALADRIENSTAKVIVVFASGPDVEPLIKEMVRRNITDRIWLASEAWAISSLVAKPEYLDVMAGTIGFALKAGRIPGFREFLRHVQPKKDSHNEFVREFWEETFNCYLEDSPRFQESENGSTSFRPLCSGEEDIASVETPYLDYKHLRISYNVYVAVYSIAQALQDILTCTPGRGLFANNSCADIKKMEAWQVLKQLRHLNYTNSMGEKMRFDENSDMEANYTIINWHRSTEDGSVVFEEVGYYNMHAKRGAKLFIDRTKILWNGYSTEVPFSNCSEDCEPGTRKGIIDSMPTCCFECTECSDGEYSNHKDASVCAKCPNNSWSNGNHTFCFLKEVEFLSWTEPFGIALAICAVLGVVLTAFVIGVFVRFRNTPIVKATNRELSYVLLFSLICCFSSSLIFIGEPQDWTCRLRQPAFGVSFVLCISCILVKTNRVLLVFEAKIPTSLHRKWWGLNLQFLLVFLCTFVQVMICVVWLYNAPPSSYQNHDIDEIIFITCNEGSVMALGFLIGYTCILAAICFFFAFKSRKLPENFTEAKFITFSMLIFFIVWISFIPAYFSTYGKFVSAVEVIAILASSFGMLACIFFNKVYIILFKPSRNTIEEVRCSTAAHAFKVAAKATLKHSTTSRKKSGSLGGSSASTPSSSISVKTNGNDYDTASGKHRPRVSFGSGTVTLSLSFEESRRSSLM